A genomic stretch from Onychostoma macrolepis isolate SWU-2019 chromosome 02, ASM1243209v1, whole genome shotgun sequence includes:
- the LOC131553022 gene encoding sterile alpha motif domain-containing protein 9-like: MATVSQQTELPLRVEEWTREQVHYWLTEVIKVDKKHADKLYEEEVSGEELVCYQPKHLQELGMKQGPAVKIITRLETLKKEQQESYSSYTQQTEARLDATVENKDSISTDQTKISRNNKKSKRKSRKTEKTEFRRSNSIEEIIHFGEDSKDNITQRSNEIEDSQPSEPLSAPPSQNKNISPSGTSLCTSLKETVPTESADPKTSSINADKIVETENNMSSSGFGQHSCSLYPFDQNSVSHRYIQNYTLPPESGPGNLTDPVHEYKFMGRTDDIDVMKKKFNKEVFRFAAGCMNSRTNGTIHFGVADSKDSQYAHAEIIGVSVEKKDTIIDHFNQGIKSYFEEHTHEAKTCIRQPRFVEVLCPDGTQSGKYVIEVDVVPSYSIVHGKLFYIQTLDDDNQWKKSKGKSLFIRDGAATRDLYKIGNPRDLHDELSRINDQLNVMDNRRKEAEKRPESKGTSNQGEKLKNLLTCGGNRLDHYDYYIIVTNKSHPEQLQHLQFMTTLKLFCVLDFDPKSVVNGSCHNYRDVRIANLHKPSQFHGDPGTLANNLNLYKQTSWVFCNGREDLNTESDRPLRPSEWLKHKAGEVQDMISFICKPDTLPRGRFLVIFLLLSTVEAMNDPVFDTFMSFYKNLLGTENILSICTSDASFQKWRDFIQARCEHDISHQSIYDLELSEINGTILKLGQNKQNAQRLLPSAEGSTVILQKKDEDRMTSLNILCENECENEYDESSAEFEEFKIKTESEFYRGGKVKWWNFYFSEQPAAKPFIKRDKHSKLENSIRSQTRNTKSTCVIVNLFHHPGCGGTTMAMHVMWNLRKEFRCAVLKDNTISKEEVAQHVAHLIKCGKSEHSLKTPVLLLVEDSEETENTLELQHSLRKFTRETGALVIILNCIRTKTPKDRHKKSLAQSEFITAELSDKEKCAFEMKLKELQEIKSFTTENFYSFMIMKSNFDPEYVANVATNILKDFRVSESKQTRLFCILALLNSYVAEPAVSRSICEDFLGIKNKLWGRESVLDKMEPYSCLLIEFGAEEYGGFKAIRFVHQHLATECVKQLEKTHNCSRADIVLDMLHCDAFFKTFAVKDILVQSMKSMLITRQRKTEGDEKDTLFSPMIEDINSGEDGLNKIQTIFITASQRFDKDFTIPQALARHLYLKKKNFAEAKRWADIAKSIKENSYTVDTVGQVAKSELKHKLECIKQEKKPCTAEDLREYLELANTATKAFRKAQTLAKTDDVLETEEELHRKLSPYNISGYMGEIDTAMTVFDIVKKLPLFENDDPMKDHYIQSFLKGNLPCSNIPVSKNESNHEFVAVLQDYESFLTSLKSQVKEAFDFLEIYFTYMKEKGSDNMRDAKTRKRISEHYQQYISLFCTSVEEMQKEQKQKPTLSLDKEIKECRMFLEKNRADTFPGLLQFLEHKRETVQKIAEKYSFIHENSPNKSIKDKTNHLLAHIILKLIWPNSKFSKCLEDLNELLKDVLQDAGLQHQYPEPFYLAILLLWPERNVTSASIKLYVDKIRSSARKNLSHMYRTRSTIAHFFLGKSDGIQRLVTKVSLDRSESVSSVKYRNILWQTGEIFKEISINSKLLRVSGTIEQGEVFTEYGNLKIPLRPAFLGGVRSGYSTENVSFYIGFAMDGPLAYDIQYEDDR, from the coding sequence atggCTACAGTGAGTCAACAGACAGAACTTCCTCTTCGAGTAGAGGAGTGGACGAGAGAGCAGGTTCATTACTGGCTGACTGAGGTGATTAAAGTGGATAAAAAACATGCAGACAAGCTGTATGAGGAAGAAGTATCAGGGGAAGAACTAGTCTGTTACCAGCCCAAACATCTGCAAGAACTTGGAATGAAGCAGGGTCCAGCTGTTAAGATTATCACCCGGTTAGAGACGTTAAAGAAGGAACAACAAGAATCATATTCTTCCTACACACAACAAACAGAAGCCAGGCTAGACGCAACAGTGGAAAACAAAGACAGCATTTCAACAgatcaaacaaaaatatctagaaataataaaaaatccaaGAGAAAATCAcgcaaaacagaaaaaacagaATTTAGAAGGTCTAATTCCATAGaagaaataatacattttggaGAAGATTCAAAGGATAACATCACTCAAAGAAGCAATGAAATAGAAGACTCACAACCAAGTGAACCGTTAAGCGCACCCccttcacaaaataaaaatatttcacccTCAGGAACTTCTCTTTGTACATCTTTGAAAGAAACCGTACCAACAGAGTCAGCTGACCCTAAAACATCAAGCATTAACGCTGATAAAATAGTTGAAACAGAAAACAACATGAGCAGTTCTGGATTCGGACAGCACTCGTGTAGTCTCTATCCATTTGATCAGAACTCTGTTTCTCATCGATATATTCAGAACTACACTCTACCACCAGAGTCGGGACCAGGTAATCTGACAGATCCAGTTCATGAGTACAAGTTTATGGGCAGAACAGATGACATTGATGTGATGAAGAAGAAGTTCAATAAAGAGGTGTTTCGGTTTGCTGCTGGGTGTATGAACAGCCGCACAAATGGAACCATCCACTTTGGTGTAGCAGACTCCAAAGATTCTCAATATGCTCATGCTGAGATTATTGGGGTCAGTGTTGAGAAGAAGGACACTATCATTGATCATTTTAATCAGGGCATTAAATCATACTTTGAAGAGCACACACATGAAGCAAAGACTTGCATCAGACAACCACGCTTTGTAGAAGTGCTGTGCCCTGATGGCACCCAGTCTGGCAAATATGTCATAGAGGTGGATGTTGTTCCATCCTACAGCATAGTTCATGGCAAGCTGTTTTATATACAGACTCTGGATGACGACAATCAATGGAAAAAGAGCAAAGGAAAATCACTCTTCATCAGAGACGGTGCTGCGACCAGAGATCTCTATAAAATTGGTAATCCAAGAGACTTACATGATGAACTGTCCCGAATAAATGACCAATTAAATGTTATGGACAACAGGAGGAAGGAGGCAGAAAAGAGGCCTGAAAGCAAAGGAACATCAAACCAGGGGGAAAAGCTAAAGAATCTGTTGACATGTGGAGGAAATAGACTGGATCATTATGATTACTACATCATTGTAACAAACAAAAGTCACCCCGAACAACTCCAGCATCTTCAATTCATGACAACACTGAAACTGTTTTGTGTATTGGACTTTGATCCAAAGTCTGTAGTAAATGGGTCCTGCCACAACTACAGAGATGTTCGGATTGCAAATCTTCACAAACCAAGCCAGTTCCATGGAGATCCAGGAACTCTTGCTAACAATCTCAACCTGTACAAACAAACAAGTTGGGTATTTTGTAATGGCAGAGAAGACCTCAACACTGAATCTGACAGACCACTCAGACCAAGTGAATGGTTAAAACATAAAGCTGGAGAAGTACAGGACATGATCTCATTCATCTGCAAACCAGACACTCTTCCAAGAGGACGATTCTTAGTCATATTCCTCCTCCTCTCCACTGTTGAGGCCATGAATGATCCAGTTTTTGacacattcatgtcattttataaaAACCTTTTGGGTACAGAAAACATATTAAGTATTTGCACTTCAGATGCATCCTTTCAAAAATGGAGGGATTTCATTCAAGCCAGATGTGAACATGACATCAGCCACCAGAGTATATATGATCTGGAGCTCAGTGAAATCAATGGGACAATACTGAAACTGGGCCAGAACAAGCAAAATGCTCAGAGACTTCTTCCATCTGCTGAGGGCAGTACGGTGATTCTACAAAAGAAAGATGAGGATCGTATGACATCCCTTAATATCCTGTGtgaaaatgaatgtgaaaaCGAATACGATGAGAGTTCTGCAGAATTTGAAGAGTTCAAAATTAAAACCGAGTCTGAGTTCTACAGAGGAGGCAAAGTGAAATGGTGGAACTTCTATTTCTCAGAGCAACCTGCAGCAAAGCCATTCATAAAACGTGACAAACACTCAAAATTAGAGAATAGTATCAGATCGCAGACCAGAAATACCAAAAGCACTTGTGTCATAGTGAATCTCTTTCATCACCCAGGGTGTGGCGGCACCACCATGGCCATGCATGTGATGTGGAATCTGCGAAAAGAATTCAGATGTGCAGTGCTGAAAGACAACACCATTTCAAAGGAAGAAGTAGCCCAACATGTTGCTCATCTGATAAAGTGTGGAAAAAGTGAGCATTCATTAAAAACACCAGTCTTGCTACTAGTGGAAGACTCAGAGGAAACCGAAAACACACTTGAACTACAGCATTCCTTGAGAAAATTCACGAGAGAAACAGGTGCATTGGTTATCATCTTAAATTGCATACGTACAAAAACTCCAAAAGACAGACACAAGAAAAGTCTTGCTCAGAGTGAGTTCATTACCGCAGAATTGTCTGACAAAGAAAAATGTGCTTTTGAAATGAAGCTTAAAGAACTTCAAGAAATAAAGTCTTTCACAACTGAGAACTTCTACAGTTTTATGATCATGAAATCTAATTTCGACCCAGAGTATGTTGCAAATGTTGCAACTAACATTCTGAAAGATTTCAGAGTTTCAGAGAGTAAACAAACACGGCTTTTCTGCATACTGGCTTTGCTAAATTCATATGTTGCTGAACCAGCCGTCTCAAGATCTATATGCGAAGATTTTCTGGgcatcaaaaataaattgtgGGGAAGAGAGTCTGTGCTGGACAAAATGGAGCCCTACTCCTGTTTGTTGATTGAATTCGGGGCAGAAGAATACGGGGGATTTAAAGCAATTCGCTTTGTTCACCAACATCTTGCAACAGAATGTGTCAAACAACTAGAGAAGACACATAACTGCTCCAGGGCTGACATAGTTCTTGACATGCTGCATTGTGATGCCTTCTTCAAAACCTTTGCAGTGAAGGACATTCTTGTTCAATCGATGAAAAGCATGCTGATCACTCGTCAACGCAAGACAGAAGGTGATGAGAAAGACACCCTGTTTTCACCAATGATAGAAGACATAAACTCAGGAGAAGATGGTctgaataaaatacaaaccATTTTTATTACAGCTTCGCAAAGATTTGATAAAGACTTCACAATTCCTCAGGCTCTAGCAAGACATTTGTACCTGAAAAAGAAGAACTTTGCTGAAGCTAAAAGGTGGGCAGACATTGCTAAATCCATCAAAGAAAATTCGTACACAGTAGATACAGTTGGACAAGTTGCAAAAAGTGAATTGAAACACAAACTGGAGTGTATAAAGCAAGAGAAGAAACCATGCACAGCTGAAGACTTGAGGGAATATCTTGAGTTAGCAAACACAGCCACCAAAGCTTTCAGAAAAGCCCAAACCTTGGCAAAGACAGATGATGTTCTTGAAACAGAAGAGGAACTTCACAGAAAGCTAAGCCCATATAATATATCTGGCTACATGGGTGAAATCGACACAGCCATGACTGTTTTTGACATCGTCAAAAAACTGCCATTGTTTGAGAACGATGATCCAATGAAAGATCATTACATCCAGAGCTTTCTCAAAGGAAACCTGCCCTGCTCAAACATCCCAGTTTCTAAAAATGAATCCAATCATGAATTTGTTGCTGTTCTTCAGGACTATGAATCTTTCCTTACATCTTTAAAATCACAGGTGAAAGAGGCTTTTGACTTCCTTGAAATTTACTTCACTTACATGAAAGAAAAGGGATCTGACAATATGAGAGATGCAAAGACTCGCAAGAGGATCTCAGAACACTATCAACAATACATCTCTTTATTCTGCACCTCTGTTGAGGAGATGCAAAAAGAGCAAAAGCAGAAACCAACACTGAGTTTGGACAAGGAAATTAAAGAATGCCGAATGTTCCTAGAGAAAAACAGGGCAGATACATTCCCAGGCCTTCTTCAGTTTTTGGAGCACAAAAGAGAGACGGTACAAAAGATTGCTGAGAAATACTCTTTCATACATGAGAATTCTCCCAATAAAAGTATCAAGGACAAAACAAATCACCTGCTTGCACATATAATACTTAAGTTAATTTGGCCAAATTCAAAGTTTTCAAAATGCCTTGAGGACCTCAATGAGCTTTTAAAAGACGTTCTGCAAGATGCTGGTCTGCAGCACCAATACCCAGAGCCTTTCTATCTTGCCATACTGTTGCTCTGGCCAGAAAGAAATGTCACCAGTGCTAGCATTAAGCTATATGTTGATAAAATTAGAAGCTCTGCAAGAAAGAATCTCTCTCATATGTACAGAACAAGGTCAACCATTGCACACTTCTTCTTGGGAAAATCTGATGGAATACAGAGGCTGGTGACTAAAGTTTCCCTTGACAGATCTGAGAGTGTCAGTAGCGTGAAGTATCGCAACATTCTCTGGCAAACAGGAGAAATCTTCAAGGAAATCTCAATAAACAGCAAGCTCCTCAGAGTGAGTGGTACAATTGAACAAGGTGAGGTCTTCACAGAGTATGGAAATCTTAAGATCCCATTGCGTCCTGCATTTCTTGGTGGAGTGAGAAGTGGCTACAGCACAGAGAATGTGTCCTTCTACATCGGCTTTGCCATGGATGGACCACTTGCTTACGATATTCAGTATGAAGATGACAGATAg